One window from the genome of Cryptomeria japonica chromosome 6, Sugi_1.0, whole genome shotgun sequence encodes:
- the LOC131044230 gene encoding L-tryptophan--pyruvate aminotransferase 1, whose translation MSERGEWASSMAGSASSMRCRQKQQGNTTSPKQKQESNSLSKQKQKQKQKQKGKPMPGSMNSKYLISLSMAVNVFLLTSLVYEKNYHTHPLVNAVAGHSLVDKIRLRQQGAEADADADAETDRYLLSPYATAQPAYKCHACLTGHNCSTVVSNCIINLDHGDPTMFESFWINKGQESTTVILGWQLMSYFADTENICWFLEPELAKAIRSLHDLVGNAVTKRRTLVIGTGSTQLFQAALYALSQPGRSKPTDVVSAAPYYSSYPVVTDYLKSDMYRWAGDAWNYKQIVNEDHYIELVTSPNNPDGFVREAVVNGSGPVVYDHAYYWPHYTPIIAPADGDVMLFTVSKSTGHAGTRIGWAIVKDAEVAKKMTKYIELNTIGVSKDSQLRASKILHSISNSYASEVDTEEYSSTVEETRFFHHGSNLMAERWRRLRDVVSLNHRFSLPAFQSQFCNFFGRQATPQPAFAWVKCEGRDDEEDCAKLLRSHGIITRSGRHFGAPQNYVRLSILDRNHTFNLLIDRLSAIH comes from the exons ATGTCTGAGAGAGGAGAGTGGGCAAGCAGCATGGCAGGTTCAGCCTCCAGTATGAGATGCAGACAGAAGCAGCAGGGTAATACTACTTCACCAAAACAGAAGCAGGAGAGTAATAGTTTATCAAAGCAGAAGCAGAagcagaagcagaagcagaaagGAAAGCCCATGCCAGGCAGTATGAATAGCAAGTACTTGATAAGCCTTTCCATGGCCGTGAATGTCTTTCTTCTCACTAGTCTGGTATATGAGAAAAACTACCATACCCATCCCCTTGTGAATGCTGTTGCTGGGCACTCATTGGTTGACAAGATACGCCTACGACAACAAGGAGCAGAGGCAGACGCAGACGCAGACGCAGAGACAGATCGGTACTTGCTTTCTCCATATGCAACTGCTCAGCCAGCGTATAAATGTCATGCCTGCTTGACAGGCCACAACTGTTCTACCGTTGTCTCCAATTGTATTATCAATCTTGATCA TGGAGACCCAACAATGTTTGAATCCTTTTGGATTAATAAGGGGCAAGAGAGTACAACTGTGATTTTGGGATGGCAGCTGATGAGCTACTTTGCAGATACAGAAAACATATGCTGGTTTCTAGAGCCAGAGTTAGCAAAGGCAATTAGATCTCTTCACGATCTCGTTGGGAATGCTGTGACTAAACGGCGTACTTTAGTTATAGGCACAGGCTCAACACAACTCTTTCAGGCTGCATTATATGCCCTGTCTCAACCGGGTCGGTCAAAGCCTACAGATGTTGTGTCTGCTGCACCCTATTATTCG TCTTATCCAGTGGTGACGGACTATTTGAAATCAGACATGTATAGATGGGCTGGTGATGCCTGGAATTACAAGCAGATAGTAAATGAAGATCATTATATTGAACTTGTAACTTCCCCAAATAATCCTGATGGGTTTGTGAGGGAAGCAGTTGTAAATGGATCTGGACCGGTTGTATATGATCATGCTTATTACTGGCCACATTATACTCCTATCATTGCCCCTGCAGATGGAGATGTTATGCTTTTCACTGTATCTAAAAGCACAGGTCATGCAGGGACCCGCATTGG GTGGGCAATTGTTAAAGATGCGGAAGTTGCTAAGAAGATGACCAAATACATCGAACTGAATACAATTGGAGTTTCGAAGGATTCTCAGCTACGGGCCAgcaaaattttgcactctattagCAACAGTTATGCTTCTGAGGTTGACACAGAAGAATATTCTAGCACTGTCGAAGAGACTAGATTCTTTCATCATGGCTCTAATTTGATGGCAGAAAGATGGAGGAGGCTTCGAGATGTAGTAAGCCTTAATCACAGATTCAGCTTACCTGCATTCCAAAGCCAGTTTTGCAACTTCTTTGGCAGGCAGGCTACTCCTCAACCAG CATTTGCTTGGGTGAAGTGTGAAGGAagagatgatgaagaagattgtgCGAAGTTGTTGAGGAGTCATGGAATTATCACTCGCAGTGGCAGGCATTTTGGTGCCCCCCAAAACTATGTGAGACTCAGCATTCTTGATCGAAACCACACCTTCAATCTTCTCATTGACAGACTCTCTGCCATTCATTGA